The Planococcus donghaensis genome contains a region encoding:
- a CDS encoding ribosomal L7Ae/L30e/S12e/Gadd45 family protein codes for MSNEKVKQTSEIIIGTKQTVKALKSGIVQEVIVAKDANDRMTKQIVHLALEKGIRIEFADSRLKLGKAYGINVGAAAVAITG; via the coding sequence ATGTCTAATGAAAAAGTAAAACAGACAAGTGAAATAATCATCGGTACAAAGCAGACAGTAAAAGCATTAAAAAGCGGTATTGTCCAAGAAGTAATAGTGGCAAAAGACGCGAACGATCGAATGACCAAACAGATCGTCCATCTAGCTTTAGAAAAAGGTATTCGGATCGAATTTGCAGATTCACGATTAAAGCTTGGCAAAGCATATGGCATTAATGTCGGTGCAGCTGCAGTAGCTATTACTGGATAA
- the ilvE gene encoding branched-chain-amino-acid transaminase, with the protein MSEQVIYMNGEFVKKEDAKISVYDHGFLYGDGVFEGIRSYNGNVFRLEEHLERLYDSAKSVMLEIPHSFDEMIEIVVRTLRENKFKDAYIRLIVSRGVGNLGLDPYSCSHPSVIVIAEPLSLFPKSMYETGLEIVSVATRRSRSDVLSPKVKSLNYMNNILVKLEANLAGVSEALMLNDQGYVAEGSADNIFIVRKNKILTPPGYVGALEGITRNAIIDMANQKGYDIQEGVFTRHDVYVADEVFLTGTAAEVISVVKVDGRVIGEGKPGPVTNDLLVSFRELVQNDGVKVYSDQLNVV; encoded by the coding sequence ATGAGTGAACAAGTAATTTATATGAATGGTGAATTCGTGAAAAAGGAAGACGCTAAGATTTCAGTTTATGATCACGGTTTTTTATACGGTGATGGAGTGTTTGAAGGGATACGTTCTTACAACGGTAATGTCTTTCGACTGGAAGAACACCTTGAGCGACTTTACGATTCAGCAAAATCTGTGATGCTCGAGATTCCACATTCTTTTGATGAAATGATTGAGATTGTTGTCCGCACGCTTAGAGAAAACAAGTTTAAAGATGCTTATATTCGTCTTATCGTTTCAAGAGGAGTTGGCAACCTTGGATTAGATCCTTATAGTTGTTCACATCCGAGTGTTATTGTGATAGCCGAACCTTTATCGTTGTTTCCAAAGTCCATGTACGAAACAGGGTTAGAGATTGTTTCTGTAGCTACACGACGAAGCAGATCGGACGTATTAAGCCCGAAAGTTAAATCTTTAAATTATATGAACAACATTCTAGTAAAGCTTGAAGCTAATCTAGCAGGTGTTTCTGAAGCGCTTATGCTGAACGATCAAGGCTATGTAGCTGAAGGTTCAGCAGACAACATCTTTATCGTTCGTAAAAATAAAATATTAACACCTCCAGGGTATGTAGGAGCTCTCGAAGGAATTACGCGTAATGCCATCATAGACATGGCGAATCAAAAAGGTTACGACATTCAAGAAGGTGTTTTCACAAGACATGATGTTTACGTAGCTGATGAAGTTTTCTTAACAGGGACTGCCGCTGAAGTCATTTCCGTAGTGAAAGTAGATGGACGAGTGATAGGTGAAGGAAAGCCAGGACCGGTTACAAACGATCTGCTTGTATCTTTTAGAGAGCTTGTTCAAAACGATGGTGTAAAAGTTTACTCAGATCAGTTAAATGTGGTTTAA
- the fusA gene encoding elongation factor G, protein MAREFSLDKTRNIGIMAHIDAGKTTTTERILYYTGRIHKIGETHEGASQMDWMEQEQERGITITSAATTASWREHRVNIIDTPGHVDFTVEVERSLRVLDGAVTVLDAQSGVEPQTETVWRQATTYGVPRIVFINKMDKIGADFLYSVGTLHERLQANAHPIQLPIGAEDEFSAIIDLVEMNARFYANDLGTEITEGEIPEEYKELAEEWHTKLVEAVAELDEELMEKYLSGEEITVEELKAGIRKGTLDVEFYPVVCGTAFKNKGVQLMLDAVIDYLPSPLDVPPMTGVLPDSDEEVLRKPDESEPFSALAFKVMTDPYVGKLTFFRVYSGSLKSGSYVQNSSKGKRERVGRILQMHANSREEIAEVYCGDIAAAIGLKDTSTGDTLSDEKHQVILERMVFPEPVISLSVEPKSKADQDKMGQALAKLQEEDPTFRAHTDQETGQTIIAGMGELHLDILVDRMRREFNVEANVGEPQVSYRETFRQSAKVEGKFVRQSGGRGQFGHVWIEFSPNEEGAGFEFENGIVGGVVPREYIPAVEAGLRDSLDNGVIAGYPLIDIKARLFDGSYHDVDSNEMAFKVAASMALKNAISKVNPVLLEPLMRVEVVIPEEYLGDIMGDITSRRGRVEGMEARGNAQVVRAMVPLAQMFGYATSLRSNTQGRGVFSMHFDHYEEVPKSISEEIIKKNKGQ, encoded by the coding sequence ATGGCTAGAGAGTTCTCCTTAGACAAAACACGTAATATCGGGATCATGGCACACATTGATGCTGGTAAAACGACTACTACGGAGCGTATTTTATACTACACAGGTAGAATCCACAAAATCGGGGAAACACATGAAGGTGCTTCTCAGATGGACTGGATGGAGCAAGAGCAAGAGCGTGGAATCACAATCACTTCTGCTGCAACTACTGCTTCATGGAGAGAACACCGCGTTAACATCATTGATACTCCTGGACACGTAGATTTCACTGTTGAAGTTGAACGTTCATTGCGTGTACTTGATGGTGCAGTTACAGTTCTTGATGCTCAATCAGGTGTTGAGCCTCAAACTGAAACAGTTTGGCGTCAAGCTACAACATACGGCGTTCCACGTATCGTATTTATTAACAAAATGGATAAAATCGGTGCTGATTTCCTTTACTCTGTAGGCACATTACATGAGCGTCTACAAGCAAATGCTCACCCGATCCAATTGCCAATCGGCGCAGAAGATGAGTTCTCAGCTATTATCGATTTAGTTGAAATGAACGCACGTTTCTACGCAAACGATTTGGGAACTGAAATTACTGAAGGTGAAATTCCTGAAGAATATAAAGAGCTTGCTGAAGAATGGCACACTAAATTAGTGGAAGCTGTTGCTGAGCTTGATGAAGAATTAATGGAGAAATACCTTAGCGGTGAAGAAATTACTGTTGAAGAACTTAAAGCTGGTATCCGTAAAGGAACATTAGACGTTGAGTTTTATCCAGTAGTTTGTGGTACTGCATTTAAAAACAAAGGGGTTCAATTAATGCTTGATGCAGTAATTGACTACCTACCATCTCCATTAGATGTACCACCGATGACTGGTGTTCTTCCAGACTCGGACGAAGAAGTATTACGTAAGCCTGACGAAAGCGAACCATTCTCTGCGTTAGCGTTTAAAGTAATGACAGATCCATATGTAGGGAAGTTAACTTTCTTCCGTGTGTATTCTGGATCACTTAAATCTGGATCATATGTTCAAAACTCTTCTAAAGGTAAGCGTGAGCGCGTAGGACGTATTCTACAAATGCACGCAAACTCGCGTGAAGAAATTGCTGAAGTGTATTGCGGAGATATTGCTGCTGCTATCGGTCTTAAAGATACATCTACGGGTGATACTTTAAGTGACGAGAAGCACCAAGTAATTCTTGAGCGTATGGTATTCCCAGAACCAGTTATTTCTCTTTCTGTAGAACCTAAGTCTAAAGCAGACCAAGATAAAATGGGTCAAGCTCTTGCTAAATTACAGGAAGAAGATCCAACTTTCCGTGCGCACACTGACCAGGAAACTGGCCAAACAATCATCGCGGGTATGGGTGAACTTCACCTTGATATCCTAGTTGACCGTATGCGTCGTGAATTCAACGTAGAAGCTAATGTGGGTGAACCTCAGGTATCTTACCGTGAGACATTCCGTCAGTCTGCTAAAGTTGAAGGTAAATTCGTACGCCAATCTGGTGGACGTGGACAATTCGGACACGTTTGGATTGAATTTTCTCCAAACGAAGAAGGAGCAGGTTTTGAATTTGAAAATGGTATCGTTGGTGGTGTTGTTCCACGTGAATACATCCCAGCAGTTGAAGCGGGTCTTCGCGACTCTCTAGACAACGGTGTAATCGCCGGATACCCATTAATCGATATCAAAGCTCGTTTGTTCGACGGATCTTACCATGATGTTGACTCGAATGAAATGGCATTTAAAGTAGCTGCATCTATGGCGCTTAAAAATGCGATCTCTAAAGTAAATCCGGTTCTTCTTGAGCCACTTATGCGTGTTGAAGTTGTTATCCCTGAGGAATACCTTGGAGATATCATGGGTGACATTACGTCACGCCGCGGCCGTGTAGAAGGTATGGAAGCTCGTGGAAACGCGCAAGTTGTTCGTGCTATGGTTCCACTTGCACAAATGTTCGGTTATGCAACTTCATTGCGTTCAAACACGCAAGGTCGTGGTGTGTTCTCAATGCACTTCGATCACTATGAAGAAGTACCGAAATCAATTTCTGAAGAAATCATCAAAAAAAATAAAGGTCAATAA
- the rpsG gene encoding 30S ribosomal protein S7, with protein sequence MPRKGPVAKRDVLPDPIYNSKLVTRLINKMMVDGKRGTSQKILYGAFELVKERSGKDPIEVYEQALTNVMPVLEVRARRVGGANYQVPVEVRPERRTTLGLRYLVNYSRLRGEKTMEERLANEILDAANNTGAAVKKREDIHKMAEANKAFAHYRW encoded by the coding sequence ATGCCTCGTAAAGGTCCTGTAGCTAAACGTGACGTGTTGCCAGATCCAATTTATAATTCAAAATTGGTGACACGCTTAATTAATAAAATGATGGTTGACGGAAAAAGAGGTACTTCACAAAAGATCCTATACGGAGCGTTTGAGTTAGTTAAAGAACGCAGCGGTAAAGATCCAATTGAAGTATACGAACAAGCATTGACTAACGTTATGCCAGTTCTTGAAGTACGCGCTCGCCGTGTTGGTGGAGCTAACTACCAAGTACCGGTTGAAGTTCGTCCTGAACGCCGTACAACTTTAGGTCTTCGCTACCTTGTAAACTATTCACGTCTTCGTGGAGAGAAAACAATGGAAGAGCGTTTGGCTAATGAAATTTTAGATGCTGCTAACAACACTGGTGCAGCTGTTAAGAAACGTGAAGATATTCATAAAATGGCGGAAGCAAACAAAGCGTTTGCACATTACCGCTGGTAA
- the rpsL gene encoding 30S ribosomal protein S12 yields the protein MPTINQLVNKPRKPKSTKSDSPALNKGYNSFKKSQTNVTSPQKRGVCTRVGTMTPKKPNSALRKYARVRLTNQIEVNAYIGGEGHNLQEHSVVLLRGGRVKDLPGVRYHIVRGALDTAGVTGRMQSRSKYGTKRPKVKK from the coding sequence ATGCCTACAATTAACCAATTAGTTAACAAGCCTCGTAAACCAAAGAGCACTAAATCAGATTCACCAGCCCTAAACAAAGGGTATAACAGCTTTAAAAAGTCTCAAACTAACGTGACATCACCACAAAAACGTGGAGTATGTACTCGTGTTGGTACAATGACACCTAAAAAACCAAACTCGGCATTGCGTAAATATGCGCGTGTACGTTTGACTAACCAAATTGAGGTTAATGCTTACATCGGCGGCGAAGGTCACAACCTTCAAGAGCACAGTGTAGTTCTTCTTCGCGGCGGACGCGTAAAAGATTTACCGGGTGTACGTTACCATATCGTACGTGGAGCACTTGATACAGCTGGAGTTACTGGTCGTATGCAAAGCCGTTCTAAATACGGAACTAAACGCCCTAAAGTTAAAAAATAA
- the ilvB gene encoding acetolactate synthase large subunit produces the protein MGVNVKVREEVKQELTGSGADVLIQSLKNQGVEIIFGYPGGAVLPIYDALHQNPIRHILARHEQGAIHAAEGYARVSGKTGVVLATSGPGATNLVTGIADAMLDSLPLVIFTGQVATSVIGTDAFQEADIVGITQPITKHNYQVKKVSDLPRIIKEAFYIASTGRPGPVLVDIPKNIATELFLTTKDEEEVNLPGYQPTTKPNYLQIQKAAQLLSQSKKPLILAGAGVLAAKATDELKNFSERHQIPITNTLLGLGSIAGEHELFLGMAGMHGTYTANTAICDCDVLLNIGARFDDRLTGNLAHFAPNAQVIHIDIDPAEIGKNVPTAIPIVADAKEALIQLLNQSFESPNTKEWIAKLTGDKAEYPLQYHVKGREGILPQQAVELIHRLTNGDAVVTTDVGQHQMWAAQYYRFNNPHNWVTSGGLGTMGFGFPAAIGAQLAKPDEKVISIVGDAGFQMTLQELSLLQELRLPVKIVILNNQSLGMVRQWQETFYESRYSQSLMPVQPDFVKLAEAYNVKGYKVETMEEAEAVFTEAFNSNEPVLIDCRVVQLECVYPMVAPGKGLNEMIGVKGE, from the coding sequence TTGGGAGTAAACGTAAAGGTTAGAGAAGAAGTTAAGCAAGAATTAACAGGCAGTGGGGCAGACGTACTAATTCAATCTTTGAAAAATCAAGGAGTAGAAATCATTTTCGGATATCCCGGAGGCGCAGTGCTACCAATTTACGATGCCTTGCATCAAAACCCGATCCGCCACATATTAGCGAGACATGAACAAGGTGCAATCCATGCAGCTGAAGGTTATGCAAGGGTGTCCGGTAAAACCGGTGTTGTACTTGCTACATCGGGTCCAGGAGCAACGAATTTGGTCACGGGTATAGCTGATGCCATGTTAGATTCCTTGCCGCTAGTCATCTTTACAGGACAAGTTGCAACTTCAGTAATTGGAACTGATGCATTTCAAGAAGCGGATATCGTCGGAATCACTCAACCGATTACTAAGCATAACTATCAAGTGAAGAAAGTATCCGATCTACCAAGAATTATAAAGGAAGCATTCTACATTGCTTCTACCGGCCGTCCAGGTCCAGTTTTAGTAGATATTCCTAAAAATATTGCTACAGAATTATTTTTAACTACAAAAGACGAAGAAGAAGTTAACTTACCAGGTTATCAACCAACAACCAAGCCGAACTACCTACAAATTCAAAAAGCTGCTCAACTATTATCGCAGTCGAAAAAGCCGTTAATTTTAGCGGGTGCAGGTGTACTAGCCGCTAAAGCGACAGATGAACTTAAAAACTTTTCGGAGCGTCATCAAATTCCAATTACTAATACACTACTCGGATTGGGCAGCATCGCTGGCGAACATGAACTATTCCTAGGAATGGCCGGCATGCATGGAACTTACACAGCAAACACCGCAATTTGTGATTGCGATGTGCTGCTAAATATCGGTGCCCGGTTTGATGACCGATTAACTGGAAATTTAGCTCACTTTGCACCAAATGCTCAAGTAATTCATATCGATATCGATCCAGCAGAAATTGGAAAAAATGTACCGACAGCAATTCCGATTGTTGCAGATGCAAAAGAAGCATTAATTCAATTGTTGAATCAATCATTTGAAAGCCCGAATACGAAAGAGTGGATAGCAAAATTAACCGGCGATAAAGCGGAATATCCACTTCAGTATCATGTGAAAGGCCGAGAAGGTATTCTTCCTCAACAAGCGGTTGAATTGATTCACCGATTGACTAATGGAGACGCTGTTGTAACGACGGATGTCGGGCAGCACCAAATGTGGGCGGCGCAATATTACCGATTTAACAATCCACATAACTGGGTAACTTCAGGGGGCTTAGGCACAATGGGATTTGGTTTCCCAGCAGCAATCGGTGCACAATTGGCAAAACCAGATGAAAAGGTTATTTCCATCGTAGGAGATGCTGGTTTTCAAATGACGTTGCAAGAGTTGTCGCTGCTTCAAGAGCTACGCCTTCCTGTAAAAATTGTTATCTTAAACAATCAAAGTCTAGGAATGGTAAGGCAATGGCAAGAAACATTTTACGAATCACGTTATTCGCAGTCGTTAATGCCTGTTCAACCCGATTTTGTTAAATTGGCAGAAGCTTATAACGTTAAAGGTTATAAAGTAGAAACGATGGAAGAAGCAGAAGCTGTTTTTACAGAAGCATTTAATTCAAACGAGCCGGTTTTGATTGATTGTCGCGTAGTGCAATTGGAATGTGTGTATCCAATGGTTGCGCCTGGTAAAGGCTTGAATGAAATGATCGGGGTGAAAGGCGAATGA
- the rpoC gene encoding DNA-directed RNA polymerase subunit beta', whose translation MIDVNNFEYMKIGLASPDKIRSWSYGEVKKPETINYRTLKPEKDGLFCERIFGPTKDWECHCGKYKRVRYKGVVCDRCGVEVTRSKVRRERMGHIELAAPVSHIWYFKGIPSRMGLILDMSPRSLEEVIYFASYVVIDPADTPLEKKQLLSEKEYRAYRDKFGKKFQAAMGAEAIKRLLQEIDLERETDSLKEELKTAQGQRRTRAIKRLEVVESFRNSGNNPDWMILDVLPVIPPELRPMVQLDGGRFATSDLNDLYRRVINRNNRLKRLLDLGAPSIIVQNEKRMLQEAVDALIDNGRRGRPVTGPGNRPLKSLSHMLKGKQGRFRQNLLGKRVDYSGRSVIVVGPNLKMYQCGLPKGMAIELFKPFVMKELVERGLAHNIKSAKRKIERLHSEVWDVLEDVIKEHPVLLNRAPTLHRLGIQAFEPTLVEGKAIRLHPLVCTAYNADFDGDQMAVHVPLSSEAQAEARLLMLAAQNILNPKDGKPVVTPSQDMVLGNYYLTLERKGATGEGATFSGPEEVMIAYQTGHVHLHTRIAIQAGAVNNPTFTEEQNKMLLLTTVGKIIFNEILPKSFPYINEPTDFNLQVETPAKYFVPTTTDIRKHIEEAELVTPFKKKILGEIIAEVFKRFHITETSKMLDRMKSLGFKYSTQAGITVGVSDIVVLPDKGEILISAQENVDKVMKQFRRGLITEEERYARVISYWSNAKDIIQGKLMASLDNLNPIFMMSDSGARGNASNFTQLAGMRGLMANPAGRIIELPIKSSFREGLTVLEYFISTHGARKGLADTALKTADSGYLTRRLVDVAQDAIVRENDCGTDRGLLVGALMEGTEVIEELDERIVGRHAKKTIRHPETKEIIVAKDELITQDLTRLIVEAGIKEVTIRSAFTCNTKHGICKKCYGTNLATGDEVEVGEAVGIIAAQSIGEPGTQLTMRTFHTGGVAGDDITQGLPRIQEIFESRNPKGQAVISEITGTVTEIEEIREGQKEVTFQGDVETRKYLAPYNARIKVQVDDAIVRGEVLTDGSIDPKQLLQVKDVQAVQVYLLKEVQKVYRMQGVEIGDKHVEVMVRQMFRKVRVIEAGDTELLPGSLLDIHQFTEANVKAVLEGNLPATSRPVILGITKASLETESFLSAASFQETTRVLTDAAIKGKRDELLGLKENVIIGKLVPAGTGMQRYRQIKIAQSEKAAQQEIVGTES comes from the coding sequence TTGATAGATGTTAATAATTTTGAGTATATGAAAATCGGATTAGCGTCACCCGATAAAATTCGCTCATGGTCTTATGGAGAAGTCAAAAAGCCAGAAACAATCAATTACCGTACATTAAAACCTGAAAAAGATGGTTTGTTCTGCGAACGTATTTTCGGTCCTACAAAGGATTGGGAATGTCATTGTGGTAAATACAAACGCGTTCGTTATAAAGGTGTTGTCTGTGATCGTTGTGGCGTTGAAGTTACACGTTCAAAAGTTCGCCGTGAGCGCATGGGACACATTGAATTAGCAGCTCCTGTTTCACACATTTGGTATTTCAAAGGAATTCCAAGCCGTATGGGACTTATCCTAGATATGTCTCCACGTTCGCTTGAAGAAGTTATTTACTTCGCTTCTTACGTAGTAATCGACCCTGCGGATACACCACTTGAAAAGAAACAGCTTCTATCTGAAAAAGAATACCGCGCTTACCGTGATAAGTTTGGGAAAAAATTCCAAGCTGCTATGGGAGCAGAAGCAATCAAACGTCTATTGCAAGAAATTGACCTTGAGCGCGAAACGGATTCTTTAAAAGAAGAGTTGAAAACAGCTCAAGGCCAACGCCGCACTCGTGCGATTAAACGCCTTGAAGTCGTAGAGTCATTCCGTAACTCAGGAAACAACCCTGATTGGATGATTTTAGATGTGCTACCTGTTATTCCACCTGAACTACGTCCGATGGTTCAATTAGATGGTGGTCGCTTTGCGACTTCTGATTTAAATGACTTGTATCGCCGCGTAATTAACCGGAATAACCGTTTAAAACGTCTTTTGGATCTGGGTGCACCAAGCATTATCGTTCAAAACGAAAAACGCATGCTTCAAGAAGCTGTTGATGCTTTGATCGATAACGGTCGTCGTGGTCGTCCGGTTACGGGACCAGGTAACCGTCCATTGAAATCTCTTTCTCATATGTTAAAAGGTAAGCAAGGACGTTTCCGTCAAAACCTTCTTGGTAAACGAGTTGATTACTCAGGCCGTTCAGTAATTGTAGTTGGACCTAACCTGAAAATGTATCAATGTGGTTTGCCGAAAGGAATGGCAATCGAGCTGTTTAAACCTTTTGTTATGAAGGAATTGGTTGAACGTGGATTGGCTCACAACATTAAGAGTGCAAAACGCAAAATTGAACGTCTTCATTCTGAAGTTTGGGATGTATTAGAAGATGTGATCAAGGAGCATCCGGTTCTATTGAACCGAGCACCAACTCTTCACAGATTAGGTATCCAGGCATTTGAACCGACACTAGTTGAAGGTAAAGCAATCCGTCTACATCCACTTGTATGTACTGCATACAATGCCGATTTTGATGGTGACCAAATGGCTGTTCACGTACCTTTATCTTCTGAAGCACAAGCTGAAGCAAGATTATTGATGCTTGCAGCTCAAAACATTTTGAATCCAAAAGACGGAAAACCTGTTGTAACACCATCTCAGGATATGGTTTTAGGAAACTATTACTTAACACTTGAGCGTAAAGGTGCTACAGGAGAAGGCGCTACTTTCTCAGGACCTGAAGAAGTTATGATCGCTTATCAAACAGGCCATGTGCATTTGCATACGCGTATTGCGATTCAAGCTGGAGCTGTAAACAACCCGACGTTCACAGAAGAACAAAACAAGATGCTTTTATTGACAACTGTTGGTAAAATTATTTTCAATGAAATTCTGCCGAAGTCATTCCCATATATTAACGAACCGACTGACTTCAACTTGCAGGTAGAAACACCAGCGAAATATTTCGTTCCCACAACGACTGATATTCGTAAGCATATTGAAGAAGCGGAACTTGTAACACCGTTTAAAAAGAAAATTCTTGGTGAAATCATTGCAGAAGTATTCAAACGTTTCCATATTACGGAAACTTCGAAAATGCTTGATCGCATGAAGAGCCTTGGATTTAAATATTCGACACAAGCCGGCATCACTGTTGGTGTGTCAGATATCGTAGTTCTTCCAGATAAGGGAGAAATTTTAATCAGTGCACAAGAAAATGTAGATAAAGTAATGAAACAATTCCGTCGCGGATTGATTACAGAAGAAGAACGATATGCACGTGTCATTTCGTATTGGAGTAATGCAAAAGATATCATTCAAGGTAAATTGATGGCATCTCTTGATAATTTAAATCCAATCTTTATGATGAGTGATTCCGGAGCTCGTGGTAATGCTTCCAACTTTACACAGCTTGCTGGTATGCGCGGATTGATGGCCAACCCGGCTGGGCGTATTATTGAACTTCCGATTAAATCTTCTTTCCGTGAAGGATTGACAGTACTTGAATACTTCATCTCTACCCACGGTGCTCGTAAAGGTCTTGCCGATACAGCACTGAAAACAGCCGATTCTGGTTACTTAACTCGTCGTTTAGTTGACGTTGCACAAGATGCAATTGTCCGCGAAAATGACTGTGGAACAGATAGAGGATTGTTGGTTGGAGCGTTGATGGAAGGTACAGAAGTGATTGAAGAGCTTGATGAGCGTATTGTTGGCCGTCATGCGAAGAAAACAATTCGCCATCCTGAAACAAAAGAAATTATTGTCGCAAAAGACGAATTAATCACACAAGATTTAACTCGTCTTATTGTAGAAGCGGGCATTAAAGAAGTTACAATCCGTTCTGCATTTACATGTAATACAAAACACGGTATTTGTAAGAAATGTTACGGCACGAACTTAGCAACTGGAGACGAAGTTGAAGTGGGCGAAGCAGTAGGTATTATTGCAGCTCAGTCAATCGGTGAGCCAGGAACTCAGCTTACAATGCGTACATTCCATACAGGTGGGGTTGCAGGAGACGATATTACTCAAGGTCTTCCGCGTATCCAAGAAATATTTGAGTCGCGTAATCCTAAAGGTCAAGCAGTTATTTCTGAAATTACAGGTACAGTTACTGAAATTGAAGAAATTCGTGAAGGTCAGAAGGAAGTAACGTTTCAAGGTGATGTTGAAACTCGTAAATATTTAGCTCCTTATAATGCGCGCATTAAAGTTCAAGTAGATGACGCTATTGTACGAGGTGAAGTATTAACAGATGGTTCAATTGATCCGAAACAATTACTTCAAGTAAAAGATGTTCAAGCTGTTCAAGTGTATCTATTGAAAGAAGTTCAAAAGGTATACCGTATGCAGGGTGTAGAAATCGGCGATAAGCACGTAGAAGTTATGGTTCGTCAAATGTTCCGTAAAGTTCGCGTAATTGAAGCCGGAGATACTGAATTGCTACCGGGTTCACTATTGGATATTCACCAATTTACTGAAGCGAATGTAAAAGCGGTTCTAGAAGGTAACTTACCAGCGACAAGCCGTCCTGTAATTCTAGGGATTACAAAAGCTTCTCTTGAAACAGAATCATTCTTATCAGCCGCATCTTTCCAAGAAACGACTCGTGTCTTAACGGATGCAGCGATCAAAGGAAAACGTGATGAGCTACTAGGATTGAAAGAGAACGTTATTATCGGTAAACTTGTTCCAGCTGGAACAGGAATGCAACGTTACCGTCAAATCAAAATTGCTCAAAGCGAAAAAGCAGCGCAGCAAGAAATTGTCGGTACCGAATCATAA
- the tuf gene encoding elongation factor Tu — translation MGKAKFDRSKTHANIGTIGHVDHGKTTLTAAIATVLAKQSGGEARSYAQIDNAPEEKERGITINTSHVEYETATRHYAHVDCPGHADYVKNMITGAAQMDGGILVVSAADGPMPQTREHILLSRQVGVPYLVVFMNKCDMVDDEELLELVEMEVRDLLSEYDFPGDDIPVIKGSALKALEGEAEWEEKIVELMNAVDEYIPTPPRDTDKPFMMPVEDVFSITGRGTVATGRVERGQIKIGDNVDIIGLTEEPKSTTVTGVEMFRKLLDYAEAGDNIGALLRGVSRDDVQRGQVLAKPGTITPHTEFKAEVYVLSKEEGGRHTPFFTNYRPQFYFRTTDVTGVCNLPEGVEMVMPGDNIEMIVSLISPIALEEGTKFSIREGGRTVGAGVVATITK, via the coding sequence ATGGGAAAAGCTAAATTTGATCGCTCTAAAACACACGCGAATATTGGTACAATTGGTCACGTCGATCACGGTAAAACTACTTTAACTGCAGCAATCGCTACAGTTCTTGCAAAACAATCAGGTGGGGAAGCTCGTTCGTACGCACAAATCGACAACGCTCCTGAAGAAAAAGAACGCGGAATCACTATCAACACTTCACACGTTGAATATGAAACTGCAACTCGTCACTATGCACACGTTGATTGCCCTGGACACGCCGATTATGTTAAAAACATGATTACTGGTGCTGCTCAAATGGACGGCGGGATCTTAGTAGTATCTGCTGCTGATGGCCCAATGCCACAAACTCGTGAGCACATCCTTCTTTCACGTCAAGTTGGTGTTCCTTACCTAGTAGTATTCATGAACAAATGCGATATGGTAGATGACGAAGAACTTCTTGAACTAGTTGAAATGGAAGTACGCGATCTTCTTTCTGAATATGACTTCCCTGGCGATGACATTCCTGTCATCAAAGGATCTGCTCTTAAAGCTCTTGAAGGAGAAGCTGAGTGGGAAGAAAAAATCGTTGAATTAATGAACGCTGTTGATGAGTATATCCCTACTCCACCACGTGACACTGACAAGCCATTCATGATGCCTGTTGAGGATGTATTCTCAATTACTGGTCGTGGAACTGTTGCTACAGGACGTGTTGAACGCGGACAAATCAAAATCGGTGATAACGTTGATATCATTGGTCTTACTGAAGAACCAAAATCTACAACTGTAACTGGTGTAGAAATGTTCCGTAAATTACTTGACTATGCTGAAGCTGGCGATAACATTGGCGCACTTCTACGCGGAGTTTCTCGTGATGACGTACAACGTGGACAAGTATTGGCTAAACCAGGCACAATTACTCCACACACTGAATTCAAAGCTGAAGTTTATGTTCTTTCAAAAGAAGAGGGTGGACGTCACACTCCATTCTTCACAAACTACCGTCCACAGTTCTACTTCCGTACAACTGATGTAACTGGTGTTTGTAACCTTCCTGAAGGTGTAGAAATGGTTATGCCTGGAGATAACATCGAAATGATCGTTTCTCTAATCTCTCCTATCGCACTTGAAGAAGGAACTAAGTTCTCTATCCGTGAGGGTGGACGTACTGTAGGCGCTGGCGTTGTTGCTACAATTACGAAGTAA